One Corynebacterium efficiens YS-314 DNA segment encodes these proteins:
- a CDS encoding adenylate/guanylate cyclase domain-containing protein, whose protein sequence is MSRLLQALKWLWGTSWPLYAATVLGTNVLGALAIMLFVRYLIPHPTEASFDSDISYLPVVGGVYLVFAVLVGILVTFLMFRPVLDWQRHPDEHDPNMVRNLVMRIPIYQAILCAVVWFIGIIIATAIAATMSTPLAVIVFVSTMLACAVVSLLTFLEAERLVRPVAATALARRYEDSTLEPPVSQRLRMTWVLTIGVPVLGILLMILGYNSGIFGDDASVILPAIISLALAAMVTGYFGTSLAVASVVDPILELQDAIGRVRRGDNDVQVDIYDGSEIGVLQAGFNEMMRGLRERQRVRDLFGRYVGDEVARRALEERPTLGGEDRKVAVLFVDVIGSTTFAVNHAPEEVVEALNEFFERVVEVIHRNKGVINKFQGDAALAIFGAPLPLSDATGHALAAARELRIELKDLQLKAGIGVAAGHVVAGHIGGHDRFEYTVIGDAVNQAARLTEIAKTTPGRTVTNAATLREANEAEQARWTLMKSVELRGRGEMTQLARPIRATLADRS, encoded by the coding sequence ATGAGTCGACTGCTTCAGGCACTGAAATGGCTGTGGGGCACTTCGTGGCCGCTGTACGCTGCGACGGTGCTGGGCACCAACGTTCTCGGCGCGCTCGCGATCATGCTGTTTGTCCGGTATCTGATCCCGCATCCGACCGAGGCCAGTTTCGACTCCGACATCTCCTACCTGCCGGTTGTCGGTGGTGTGTATCTGGTGTTCGCGGTGCTCGTGGGCATCCTCGTGACGTTTCTGATGTTCCGCCCGGTGCTGGACTGGCAACGCCACCCCGATGAGCATGATCCGAACATGGTGCGCAACCTGGTGATGCGCATCCCCATCTACCAGGCGATCCTGTGTGCGGTGGTGTGGTTCATCGGCATCATCATCGCCACGGCCATCGCCGCCACCATGTCCACGCCCCTGGCGGTGATCGTGTTTGTCTCCACGATGCTGGCCTGCGCGGTGGTGTCCCTGCTGACCTTCCTGGAGGCTGAACGCCTGGTGCGTCCCGTCGCGGCCACGGCCCTGGCGCGGCGCTATGAGGATTCCACCCTGGAACCACCGGTGAGCCAGCGCCTGCGGATGACATGGGTGCTCACCATCGGTGTGCCGGTGCTGGGCATCCTGCTGATGATCCTGGGATACAACTCCGGCATCTTCGGCGATGACGCCTCCGTGATCCTGCCGGCGATCATCTCCCTGGCACTCGCCGCGATGGTCACCGGTTACTTCGGCACCAGTCTGGCGGTGGCGTCCGTGGTGGATCCCATCCTGGAACTCCAGGACGCCATCGGCCGGGTCCGGCGCGGTGACAACGATGTGCAGGTGGACATCTACGACGGTTCCGAGATCGGCGTGCTGCAGGCCGGTTTCAACGAGATGATGCGTGGCCTGCGCGAACGCCAGCGTGTACGCGACCTCTTCGGCCGTTATGTCGGTGATGAGGTGGCCCGTCGCGCGCTGGAGGAACGACCGACCCTGGGTGGTGAGGACCGCAAGGTCGCCGTCCTGTTCGTCGACGTCATCGGTTCCACCACCTTCGCCGTCAACCACGCCCCGGAGGAAGTCGTGGAGGCGCTCAACGAGTTCTTCGAGCGTGTCGTCGAGGTGATCCACCGCAACAAGGGTGTGATCAACAAGTTCCAGGGCGATGCCGCACTGGCCATCTTCGGCGCTCCCCTGCCACTGTCCGACGCCACCGGCCACGCCCTCGCCGCCGCCCGCGAACTACGCATCGAACTCAAGGACCTGCAGCTCAAGGCTGGTATCGGCGTGGCGGCCGGCCATGTGGTCGCCGGTCACATCGGTGGCCACGACCGTTTCGAGTACACCGTCATCGGCGACGCCGTGAACCAGGCCGCGCGCCTGACGGAGATCGCCAAGACCACCCCGGGCCGCACCGTCACCAATGCCGCCACCCTGCGCGAGGCCAATGAGGCCGAACAGGCCCGCTGGACCCTGATGAAGTCCGTCGAGCTGCGCGGCCGCGGCGAGATGACCCAGCTGGCCCGCCCCATCCGGGCGACCCTGGCCGACCGGTCCTGA
- a CDS encoding M56 family metallopeptidase — MTGVSVWWVMAVVVMLGVVGVAGPVFLRRAAPALARAPRVAITLLVGGILIWPTAVLSLGLVLAWVVSGPVILPAGASQVCQQCLAAASPFAVGPVGTWIPAAVLVIVPVVVGVLGALGIAVDYRARVTRSGRMAAVVLEGSTRRRICGQEVAVVADARPWALAFPARQGGIALSTAALDRLHDDEVAAVIEHEATHLRQRHHLLLDLVASINTYLHRVPFIRESAAALPSYLELAADERACRRAGTPALVRALLVLGERTVPAGGATGSLFAAGPDRIPHLVNPATGRRGYLAAVVTSAHLIVLGLVTATVLTSYATALLTGCA, encoded by the coding sequence ATGACCGGGGTGTCAGTGTGGTGGGTGATGGCCGTCGTGGTCATGCTCGGCGTCGTGGGGGTGGCCGGGCCGGTCTTCCTCCGCAGAGCCGCCCCGGCGCTGGCCAGGGCACCGCGTGTGGCCATCACCCTGCTGGTGGGCGGCATCCTGATCTGGCCCACGGCGGTGTTGTCCCTCGGTCTGGTCCTGGCCTGGGTGGTATCCGGACCGGTGATTCTGCCGGCCGGGGCCTCGCAGGTGTGCCAGCAGTGTCTGGCGGCAGCCAGCCCGTTCGCCGTCGGCCCCGTCGGGACGTGGATCCCCGCAGCCGTCCTGGTCATCGTTCCCGTGGTGGTCGGTGTGCTCGGGGCACTCGGCATCGCCGTGGACTACCGGGCGCGGGTCACCCGCTCCGGGCGGATGGCCGCCGTGGTCCTGGAGGGATCGACCCGCCGGCGGATCTGTGGTCAGGAGGTCGCCGTCGTGGCTGATGCCCGCCCCTGGGCGCTGGCCTTCCCCGCCCGTCAGGGTGGTATCGCACTGTCCACGGCGGCCCTTGACCGCCTCCATGATGATGAAGTGGCCGCGGTGATCGAGCACGAGGCCACCCACCTGCGCCAGCGGCATCACCTGCTCCTGGACCTGGTGGCCAGCATCAACACCTACCTGCACCGGGTGCCGTTCATCCGGGAGTCGGCCGCCGCGCTGCCGTCCTACCTGGAGCTGGCAGCCGACGAGCGTGCTTGTCGACGCGCCGGAACCCCCGCCCTGGTCCGCGCCCTCCTGGTACTCGGTGAACGGACGGTACCCGCTGGGGGAGCCACCGGTTCACTTTTCGCCGCCGGCCCCGACCGCATCCCACACCTGGTGAATCCGGCCACCGGCAGGCGTGGTTATCTTGCGGCGGTGGTGACTTCCGCGCATCTGATCGTCCTGGGGCTGGTGACCGCCACCGTGCTCACGTCCTACGCCACCGCGCTGCTGACCGGTTGTGCCTAA
- a CDS encoding rhodanese-like domain-containing protein has product MTAPTTTITSLEAEDLKARLARNEQLIIIDVRTPAEFESLHIRGAYNVPLSMLAEHTAEFASRFQDGVVLVCQSGIRAEEARERLASAGLESASVLAGGTAAFADAGGDVVRGKKRWAMDRQVRMVAGSLVLAGFVGSRTLARPVGFLSAAVGAGLTYSALSDSCMMANALSKMPWNKTSVTPTLETTVNNIPVATGAVTRS; this is encoded by the coding sequence ATGACGGCTCCAACGACCACCATCACCTCTCTCGAAGCAGAGGACCTCAAGGCACGACTCGCCCGCAATGAACAGCTGATCATCATCGATGTACGCACCCCGGCGGAGTTCGAATCACTGCATATCCGCGGCGCCTACAATGTCCCGCTGTCCATGCTCGCCGAGCACACCGCGGAGTTCGCCTCCCGTTTCCAGGACGGTGTGGTCCTGGTCTGCCAGTCCGGCATCCGTGCGGAGGAGGCCCGCGAGCGGCTCGCATCCGCAGGTCTGGAATCCGCCAGTGTGCTCGCCGGTGGTACCGCAGCCTTCGCCGATGCCGGTGGTGATGTCGTGCGTGGGAAGAAGCGGTGGGCGATGGACCGTCAGGTCCGCATGGTCGCAGGGTCCCTGGTCCTGGCCGGGTTCGTCGGTTCCCGCACGCTTGCCCGGCCGGTTGGTTTCCTCTCCGCCGCCGTCGGTGCCGGCCTGACCTATTCCGCGCTGAGCGATTCCTGCATGATGGCCAACGCCCTGTCGAAGATGCCGTGGAACAAGACATCGGTCACCCCGACTCTCGAAACCACCGTCAACAACATTCCGGTGGCCACCGGCGCGGTCACCCGTTCCTAG
- a CDS encoding Ltp family lipoprotein, giving the protein MSGATPTLISETSTRPLTDQEPQAMTTPSPPDNAAPKKKKGGCMKWGAGIVGVIVAISIFSSLGDGSDDTTTASMDRDVTTSVTRSVENPDNPATEAAPAAAPVAAEPDDSVPTEYRSALRQADTYANSMHMSRQGLYDQLTSPYGGQFTAEAAQYAVDNVEADWNANALKKAESYSDSMHMSKLGVYDQLISSYGEQFTPEQAQYAIDTIDADWNANALEKARSYQENMNMSPGAIYDQLISSYGEQFTAAEADFAIANL; this is encoded by the coding sequence ATGTCCGGTGCGACTCCTACATTGATCAGTGAGACATCAACCCGCCCCCTCACAGATCAGGAGCCCCAAGCCATGACCACCCCATCCCCACCCGACAACGCCGCACCGAAGAAGAAGAAAGGTGGCTGCATGAAGTGGGGCGCCGGCATCGTCGGTGTCATCGTCGCCATCAGCATCTTCTCCAGCCTCGGCGATGGCAGCGATGACACCACCACCGCCTCCATGGACCGGGATGTGACCACCTCCGTCACCCGGTCGGTGGAGAATCCCGACAACCCAGCCACAGAGGCAGCCCCTGCGGCAGCTCCGGTGGCTGCGGAACCGGATGACTCGGTGCCCACCGAGTACCGGTCCGCCCTCCGCCAGGCCGATACCTACGCCAACTCCATGCACATGTCCCGGCAGGGACTCTACGACCAGCTGACCTCACCCTACGGTGGGCAGTTCACCGCGGAGGCGGCGCAGTACGCGGTGGATAATGTCGAGGCCGACTGGAATGCCAACGCCCTGAAGAAGGCGGAGTCGTACTCCGACTCGATGCACATGTCCAAACTGGGTGTCTATGACCAGCTCATCTCATCCTATGGAGAGCAGTTCACCCCGGAGCAGGCCCAGTACGCCATCGACACCATCGACGCGGACTGGAATGCCAACGCCCTGGAGAAGGCACGCAGCTACCAGGAGAACATGAACATGTCCCCCGGTGCGATCTATGACCAGCTCATCTCATCCTACGGAGAGCAGTTCACCGCGGCGGAAGCCGATTTCGCCATCGCGAACCTCTAA
- a CDS encoding DsbA family protein, which translates to MTRGSATRAPRRQTWLVPAVVITVAVLLIGTVLIINRGAGSAGSTESATGTPAVISGQEPTVYDPTEPDFTVVETRDEADPLAVGPVDAPVGLVIFSDYQCPYCAKWSAETLPLMLEHAEAGDLRIEWRDLNLFGPASERASRAAYAAALQGGDAYLDYHHALFKDGTSRSDNELDDDQLIALAHTLGLDTEAFTADFTSPETAGTVAAHAQLGITLGVYSTPAFILGGQPIMGAQPSEVFVDAFETALATQG; encoded by the coding sequence ATGACCAGAGGATCCGCTACCCGCGCTCCCCGCAGACAGACCTGGCTGGTTCCGGCAGTCGTCATCACCGTCGCGGTGCTCCTCATCGGCACCGTGCTCATCATCAACCGGGGTGCCGGTTCCGCCGGCTCCACCGAGTCCGCGACCGGAACCCCCGCCGTGATCTCCGGCCAGGAACCGACGGTGTATGACCCCACAGAACCGGATTTCACCGTCGTAGAGACCCGGGACGAGGCGGATCCGTTGGCAGTCGGCCCGGTGGACGCACCCGTCGGCCTGGTCATCTTCTCCGACTACCAGTGCCCCTACTGCGCGAAGTGGAGCGCGGAGACCCTGCCCCTGATGCTGGAACACGCCGAGGCCGGGGACCTGCGCATCGAATGGCGCGATCTCAACCTCTTCGGCCCCGCCTCCGAGCGCGCCTCCCGCGCCGCCTACGCCGCCGCCCTGCAGGGCGGGGACGCCTACCTCGACTACCACCACGCCCTCTTCAAGGACGGCACCAGCCGGTCCGACAACGAGCTTGACGACGACCAGCTGATCGCCCTCGCCCACACACTCGGGCTGGACACCGAGGCCTTCACCGCCGACTTCACCTCCCCCGAAACAGCCGGGACGGTCGCCGCACATGCCCAGCTCGGCATCACCCTGGGGGTCTACTCCACCCCGGCCTTCATCCTGGGCGGACAACCGATCATGGGTGCCCAGCCCTCCGAGGTGTTTGTCGACGCCTTCGAGACCGCACTCGCCACACAGGGTTAA
- a CDS encoding lysoplasmalogenase family protein produces MGGNLFLISDAVLFVREALLTAGTPAARVADAAVMGTYTVAQLLLIDGLFPRTHH; encoded by the coding sequence ATGGGGGGCAACCTGTTCCTCATCTCCGATGCGGTGTTGTTTGTCCGAGAGGCCCTCCTGACAGCGGGAACCCCGGCCGCGCGGGTCGCCGACGCCGCGGTCATGGGGACCTACACGGTGGCGCAGCTGTTGCTTATCGACGGCCTCTTCCCCCGCACCCACCACTGA
- a CDS encoding sulfite exporter TauE/SafE family protein encodes MSILLAVVVLLATLVGLSLGLLGGGGSILTVPLLTYVAGMDAKEAIAASLFVVGTTSVVSTIAHARRGNVQWRTGLIFGVASMAGAFLGGLLGGFIPSVILMLAFALMMIATATAMLRGRKQRADTGEKTALPLGKILAEGLAVGLVTGLVGAGGGFLVVPALALLGGLPMPVAVGTSLLVISMKSFAGLAGYMTSVSLDWPLVLAVTGAALVGALIGARLTSVVPEQALRKGFGVFVLVMGVFILYQELPAPWGLVVVGVAALLAVAAFAYRRLTPAPQPVSS; translated from the coding sequence ATGAGTATCCTCCTCGCAGTTGTTGTCCTGCTCGCCACCCTGGTCGGGCTCAGCCTCGGACTCCTCGGCGGCGGCGGCTCCATCCTCACCGTTCCACTACTGACCTATGTCGCCGGTATGGACGCGAAGGAGGCCATCGCGGCGTCGCTGTTCGTGGTGGGCACCACCTCCGTGGTCAGCACCATCGCCCATGCCCGGCGCGGCAATGTACAGTGGCGCACCGGGTTGATCTTCGGTGTGGCCAGCATGGCCGGCGCCTTCCTCGGTGGTCTGCTCGGTGGATTCATCCCGAGCGTGATCCTCATGCTCGCCTTCGCGCTGATGATGATCGCCACGGCCACCGCCATGCTGCGCGGCCGGAAGCAGCGGGCCGACACCGGGGAGAAGACGGCCCTGCCCCTGGGCAAGATTCTCGCCGAGGGCCTGGCGGTCGGCCTGGTCACCGGTCTGGTCGGTGCCGGCGGTGGGTTCCTGGTGGTTCCCGCCCTCGCGCTGCTCGGTGGCCTGCCGATGCCGGTCGCGGTGGGCACCTCCCTGCTGGTCATCTCCATGAAGTCCTTTGCTGGACTGGCTGGTTACATGACCTCGGTCAGTCTCGATTGGCCGCTGGTGCTCGCGGTGACGGGTGCCGCCCTGGTCGGCGCACTGATCGGTGCCCGCCTGACCTCGGTGGTGCCGGAGCAGGCACTGCGCAAGGGCTTCGGTGTGTTCGTGCTGGTCATGGGCGTGTTCATCCTCTACCAGGAGCTCCCCGCCCCCTGGGGGCTGGTGGTGGTCGGCGTGGCAGCGCTGCTCGCGGTCGCCGCCTTTGCTTATCGACGCCTCACCCCCGCCCCACAACCGGTATCCAGCTAA
- a CDS encoding DNA polymerase III subunit delta' produces MSNSRVFDNLASPPAVVQTLIDAATTARQIARDGGAGAGAGDAGTARDSTFTHSWLFTGPPGSGRSVAARAFAAALVCSDPDEVGCGRCEHCRATLADTHGDVVFIQPHELSIGIDLMRTVVDDAARLPTVSNWRVIILENADRLTEPAGNALLKTVEEPPERTIIILCAPSTDPEDIMVTLRSRCRHVYIPTPTIEQVTRILVSEGGVAEDDARLAAASSGGHIGRARHLVHNQKVQVRRANILNLSELIFHGDQAFQAVNSLIKGIEKEMVETLEPLEEQEREKLETSLGMGSRGKGVHKALQGTGGQLKALEDNQKKRRTRFLRDALDLALIDLAGIYRDALVVASGAEVGLTHPDMEGLSTELATKVTPEGLLDCLDAINKSREYFGQNVRPVVAMDALVGRLRKAYKVR; encoded by the coding sequence GTGAGTAACTCCCGTGTCTTCGACAATCTGGCCAGCCCACCCGCGGTTGTGCAGACGCTTATCGACGCCGCCACCACCGCCCGCCAGATCGCGCGCGACGGTGGGGCTGGTGCTGGGGCCGGTGACGCGGGGACCGCGAGGGATTCGACCTTCACCCACTCCTGGCTGTTCACCGGCCCACCCGGATCCGGCCGCTCCGTTGCGGCACGGGCCTTCGCCGCCGCCCTGGTGTGCTCCGACCCTGATGAGGTGGGTTGCGGGCGGTGCGAACACTGCCGGGCCACCCTGGCCGATACCCACGGTGATGTGGTGTTCATCCAACCCCATGAGTTGTCCATCGGCATCGACCTGATGCGCACCGTGGTCGACGATGCCGCCCGCCTGCCCACGGTGTCCAACTGGCGGGTGATCATCCTGGAAAACGCCGACCGCCTCACCGAACCCGCCGGCAACGCCCTGCTGAAGACGGTGGAGGAACCACCGGAGCGCACCATCATCATCCTGTGCGCACCCTCCACCGACCCGGAGGACATCATGGTGACCCTGCGTTCCCGGTGCCGGCACGTCTACATACCCACCCCCACCATCGAGCAGGTCACCCGCATCCTCGTCAGCGAGGGCGGGGTGGCAGAAGACGATGCCCGCCTGGCCGCCGCCTCCTCGGGTGGGCACATCGGGCGTGCCCGGCACCTCGTGCACAACCAGAAGGTCCAGGTCCGCCGCGCCAACATCCTCAACCTCTCCGAACTCATCTTCCACGGCGACCAGGCCTTCCAGGCGGTGAACTCCCTGATCAAGGGCATTGAGAAGGAGATGGTGGAAACCCTCGAACCGCTGGAGGAGCAGGAGCGGGAGAAACTGGAGACCTCCCTCGGCATGGGCTCCCGCGGCAAGGGTGTGCACAAGGCACTGCAGGGCACCGGCGGCCAGCTCAAGGCACTGGAGGACAACCAGAAGAAACGCCGCACCCGTTTCCTCCGCGATGCACTCGACCTGGCGCTCATCGACCTGGCCGGCATCTACCGCGATGCACTCGTCGTCGCCTCCGGTGCCGAGGTGGGCCTGACCCACCCCGACATGGAGGGCCTGTCCACGGAACTGGCCACCAAGGTCACCCCGGAGGGGCTGCTGGACTGCCTCGACGCCATCAACAAGAGCCGGGAATACTTCGGCCAGAACGTCCGGCCCGTCGTGGCGATGGACGCTCTCGTGGGCCGGTTACGCAAGGCCTACAAGGTGCGGTAG
- a CDS encoding MBL fold metallo-hydrolase — MLLHRFYDEDLAQASYFIGCQAQNTAVVVDPRRDITDYLELAEHHGMTITGITETHIHADYLSGTRELAAATGADIYVSGEGDEDWQYGFDGTRLYDGDTIKIGNITIEAKHTPGHTPEHLSFLITDGAFAHTPGYLLSGDFVFSGDLGRPDLLDEAAGGVDTRFGGAKQLFASLKNVFLTLPDHVQVYPAHGAGSACGKALGALPSTTVGYERTYAWWAPYLENDDEQGFIDELLAGQPDAHAYFARMKRQNKSGPAILGYPLAPLPEFTGSAIATEVEAGEKIVVDTRHHSEVHEGTVNGAVNVPGLNKAATYSAWVFDPETDTGRLVVLAADEEEAAAYRDHFMRVGIDEVDGFITSLDGLPMSTPEVLPQDKLEGFDRAMLLDLRNKTEHADGHIPGSTQLSGGRVLWNLDQLPAKDDTIVTYCQSGVRNSVAASALRRKGYTIVELEGSYLGWLAHNNK; from the coding sequence ATGCTGCTGCACCGTTTCTATGACGAAGACCTCGCCCAGGCCAGCTACTTCATCGGCTGCCAGGCACAGAACACCGCTGTTGTCGTCGACCCCCGTCGCGATATCACCGACTACCTCGAACTGGCCGAGCATCACGGCATGACCATCACCGGTATCACCGAGACCCACATCCACGCCGACTACCTCTCCGGCACCCGGGAACTGGCCGCCGCCACCGGCGCTGACATCTACGTTTCCGGCGAGGGCGATGAGGACTGGCAGTACGGTTTCGATGGCACCCGCCTCTACGACGGTGACACCATCAAGATCGGCAACATCACCATCGAGGCCAAGCACACCCCGGGCCATACCCCTGAGCACCTGTCCTTCCTCATCACCGACGGCGCCTTCGCCCATACCCCGGGTTACCTGCTCTCCGGCGATTTCGTGTTCTCCGGTGACCTCGGTCGCCCGGATCTGCTGGATGAGGCGGCCGGTGGCGTCGATACGCGCTTCGGTGGCGCCAAGCAGCTGTTCGCCAGCCTGAAGAACGTCTTCCTGACGCTGCCGGACCATGTCCAGGTCTACCCCGCCCACGGTGCAGGATCCGCCTGCGGCAAGGCACTCGGCGCACTGCCGTCGACCACCGTCGGGTACGAGCGCACCTACGCCTGGTGGGCCCCCTACCTGGAGAACGACGATGAGCAGGGCTTCATCGACGAGTTGCTCGCCGGTCAGCCCGATGCCCATGCCTACTTCGCCCGGATGAAGCGTCAGAACAAGTCCGGCCCGGCCATCCTCGGCTACCCGCTGGCACCACTGCCGGAGTTCACCGGCTCAGCTATCGCCACTGAGGTTGAGGCCGGCGAGAAGATTGTCGTCGACACGCGTCACCACAGTGAGGTCCACGAGGGCACCGTCAACGGCGCCGTCAACGTCCCCGGCCTCAACAAGGCCGCCACCTACTCGGCGTGGGTCTTCGACCCGGAGACCGACACCGGTCGCCTGGTTGTGCTCGCCGCCGATGAGGAGGAGGCCGCGGCCTACCGCGATCACTTCATGCGCGTCGGCATCGATGAGGTCGATGGGTTCATCACCTCCCTCGACGGCCTGCCGATGAGCACCCCGGAGGTCCTGCCGCAGGACAAGCTCGAGGGCTTCGACCGCGCCATGCTGCTGGATCTGCGCAACAAGACCGAGCACGCCGACGGCCACATCCCCGGATCCACCCAGCTCTCCGGTGGCCGCGTCCTGTGGAACCTGGACCAGCTGCCCGCCAAGGACGACACGATCGTCACCTACTGCCAGTCAGGTGTCCGTAACTCCGTCGCGGCCTCCGCCCTCCGACGCAAGGGTTACACCATCGTCGAGCTCGAGGGGTCCTACCTCGGCTGGCTGGCCCACAACAACAAGTAA
- a CDS encoding BlaI/MecI/CopY family transcriptional regulator encodes MAQMREIPSLGPLEEQVMGILWDHGELTVREVIGYLPADPAYTTIATVLRHLGRKGMVTVVKDGRSARHAVRMSREEYTAGVMGQVLEASHNRTASILHFVDSMGESDRALLLDYLQRQEGQP; translated from the coding sequence ATGGCACAAATGCGGGAGATCCCCTCCCTGGGGCCACTGGAGGAACAGGTGATGGGCATCCTCTGGGATCACGGGGAGCTGACGGTGCGGGAGGTCATCGGGTATCTCCCGGCTGATCCCGCCTACACCACGATCGCGACCGTCCTGCGCCACCTGGGGCGAAAAGGGATGGTCACCGTGGTCAAGGATGGACGATCAGCCCGACATGCCGTGCGGATGAGCAGGGAGGAATACACCGCCGGGGTCATGGGCCAGGTGCTCGAGGCAAGCCACAACCGGACCGCTTCGATCCTCCACTTCGTCGATTCGATGGGGGAGTCCGACCGCGCCCTGCTCCTGGACTACCTGCAGCGGCAGGAGGGGCAACCATGA
- a CDS encoding cytochrome c biogenesis CcdA family protein, protein MDIGLVSAFLGGVLALLSPCAALLLPAFFASSVGAGPRLLLHGVIFYAGLLILLIPLGLGAGLLGELFVTQRQTIIVVSSVILVLLGMVQIFGQGFDVSRLLPGGSTLRSRAGVSTGLGKSLVLGMTSSVAGFCAGPILGAVLTLAATSGNSVSAALILSAYGAGMVVPLMVIAALWSRMGQRGQRMLRGRVFTFLGRQWHTTPVLSGGLIIIVGVIFWTTNGLVGVPELIPAETQAWLQQTASLFGNPLIDIVAIIIAAAVILILWNRRQRHHRSTTRTAPERGWTIERTPR, encoded by the coding sequence ATGGATATCGGACTGGTGAGTGCCTTTCTCGGTGGTGTCCTCGCCCTGCTGAGCCCGTGCGCCGCGCTCCTGCTGCCCGCGTTCTTCGCCTCATCCGTGGGGGCCGGGCCACGGCTGCTCCTCCACGGGGTCATCTTCTATGCCGGGCTGCTCATTCTGCTCATCCCGCTGGGCCTGGGCGCGGGCCTCCTCGGCGAGTTGTTTGTCACCCAACGTCAGACCATCATTGTGGTCTCCTCGGTCATCCTGGTGCTGCTGGGCATGGTGCAGATCTTCGGGCAGGGTTTCGACGTCTCACGCCTGCTCCCCGGCGGGTCCACCCTGCGGTCTCGGGCTGGTGTCTCCACCGGCCTGGGTAAGAGCCTTGTCCTGGGGATGACCAGCAGCGTGGCGGGTTTCTGCGCCGGCCCCATCCTGGGGGCTGTCCTGACACTGGCTGCCACCAGCGGAAACAGTGTCTCCGCGGCGCTGATCCTCAGCGCCTATGGGGCGGGGATGGTGGTGCCCCTGATGGTCATCGCCGCCCTGTGGTCCCGGATGGGACAACGAGGGCAGCGCATGCTGCGCGGCAGGGTGTTCACCTTCCTCGGCAGGCAGTGGCACACCACCCCCGTTCTCAGTGGTGGGCTGATCATCATCGTCGGCGTCATCTTCTGGACCACCAACGGACTGGTCGGTGTACCGGAACTGATCCCCGCGGAAACCCAGGCCTGGCTGCAGCAGACAGCCTCCCTGTTCGGCAATCCCCTCATCGACATCGTGGCCATCATCATCGCCGCTGCCGTGATCCTCATCCTGTGGAACCGCCGTCAACGGCACCACCGCAGCACCACCCGGACGGCACCCGAGCGTGGCTGGACCATCGAACGCACACCGAGATGA